TAACAGTAGTTGTAAAATAGTACTAACTGCTAATGTTCTACTAGAAAATAATGCTACAGGTCCAGGCATTTTATCATTTCTttctatatttgtatttgataATTCCTCTGCTGTATTTGTTTCTAattctgatttatttatttttgctatTTGTCTTAAGTTTCTAATACATTCTTCGGATTTTCCTGTCTGCCAAAGCCATCTTGGAGATTCGATTGTATTCCTGTTAATTagtttaaataatacaatttattataagtatacagTATAGAATCTTTATTACTCTCTTAAAGATTATACAATAGCGCCTTaccatgaaaataataaatacggtATTAATGGAACAGTAGTTATAACAAAAAACAGTTTCCATTCTCTAATCCACCAATATAAGAGCGACATGACACATACACCAAAACTCATAGCAGCGACTCGCAACGTGGCCGTTGTGGTTCTTCGCTCTGGTGAAGATATTTCTACAGATATGACTGACACGCTTTGGACGGCAGACCAAGAAGGAAAGGACGCTATGATACATCCACAAGTAAATAATACATATGACTGGGCAGCGAGAATAGATACTGTGCGCCCAACCACAATTAGTGCTAATGCTATAATGTACGTCAATCGTCTTCCGTATCTGAAAAACAAAGTTATGTTCCAAacagtaaaattatttataaaattataaattaattataattatttaaatagttaCGTACGTATCACCAAACCATCCGAATAATAAAGATCCAATTATCTCACCAATCATACTGTATGCGAATATATTTACCACATACAATTCCTTACTGCAAACCCAATTATTTTCAGATGGAACAGTAGATTCATACCAGGTTTTATCGTATACAAATTCTACACATTCTGAAACCAAACAATAGACTCAGTGAAACTGTCTAACTTGTTATTTAATACCTACAGTATTAACATTTCGATTACCTACCTTTAGTCTTATTATTTTGTTCGGGATTTTCATAAACCATACAACTATTTAATAAAGCTTGACCGTTCAAATCGTTTGACCTGTAATCATATACAGGTAGTAATTAGTTCAATTGCCACGTTAAATTAATTGCAGTTAGGTGAAAATATAggtgtagtaggctgagctgtaggccatctatgGGGTCCACGGGTGGCGGATAGTGAAACGGCCaccagatatgatggttagctgtgaatttaaaaataagcagtccccgaccaaacagcgacaggattagcagaacgtagtgggtagctcactgggacgggctaacctataaaatgctacttaggttctatgacgatcttgtgacgtagcgagtaggcgccgctacttcaaaagcgcacccctaaTGCCGGGCACCaccggtatcagtactggttggaggccgaggaaatggattctgataGGGCTCtggctagaacatcaccgattgggtcaaccaccgttctacacgccctatctatggagtaatgacgATTaccccaccgacaagagcgcagctcttaaataaaaagagagagagaggtgaaaatatgtaattatttatcttCGGCTCGGCAATATACGACTCTTGGACTTCCCCATCCCTTTTCTCAAATAAATTGATGTAGAAACATCTTATACTATTACTTATGGTCTGGGAACTTACATTGGAATATACTTTGATCTCCATAAATTGTCACTGATGTTTTCTGTTTGTTCAGGAAGCTTACAAGTGTGCGGAGGAATCACTAATGCAAGGAATATGCTCATATATGACGTGCACCACAACCCGGCAAAAAtcacattataaataatatccCACTTCTTTTGAAATAAGCTATTTGGTCCCACTTCTAACAGAGCACGTTCATATATAGATTCCATGTTacaaatactatttttttaaatgttattagaGTAGGTAGTATCTTACAAACTAAACTACACGTTATACCAAAACTGATATCGCACTAAATAACCGAGCACACTTTATCTATCTTTCAACTGTACAACATTATTTAATTACGCACAATTAGGTATATATCAGGTCTTGGCGGGGTTATACTTACACAATTCTGAGATAAATCAATACGAGGGTTCTTTAAAACAAATATCACattaactataaatatttataatgataataaaataaattatttagtttagtgGGTGACGCAAACAAAGCAtgtatagtatttatttataagtttaagTACAATGTTCCCTACATTGATCTATTACTGCTGGCACAGCAGTCTCTCCTGATAATCTCCTATGCTCTTTTAGATTCAAAGCTTATAGAATGTTGTTGAAATCGACAGAGATCTTCTTCTGGTTGgtgtcttaacgtgccttccgaagcatattATAGTATTTACATTATAGTTATATAGCGTCAAATTTTACACAGTGTGACGCATAATATaatttccaacataacaccgttggatcgtcgatccctagtcacactaccaacttgtggctagcgaggGACTATGCTCTGTTAGTTACCCCGAAAACATCAATTGGCGGCTGCACACTCTCGCCGCCTCCTCCAGCACACCTTCTGTATCTTCCAACACGCCGTCAACATCAACATCATCCCGTATCAACTGGTCCTCATCGTCAGACTTCAGTTGGAGCATCAGCACGTCCATCTGCCAGTCGCTCACAATGCTGCCTGGACGCGCCTACCACTCCACATCAGGACTTTGGAGCATTTACAGTTCCATGACCAACTGCCCAAGCTGCCTGAACCTGGAACAGCGACACAGCACCCTGAGGTCCACTGCCACACCACGCTGTCGAGGCCGCCTTCTCGTCTCACGCCAGTCGCCACCTCCACATCTCAACTCACCAAGGACAGGAGTACAACCCATGCCGTACACAGCTATTTTTGACTCTCAGGGACTAGGGGCAATACGGCGTTCCTGAAGAAGCACTGAAGCACTTGAATCGACCTCCGGTCTGAGGGGGGAAGTTAGAGATGTGGCGGACTTATGGCTAGTGAGGTACAAAGCTCTGATCCCCGAAAATATCCTTTGACAGCAGCACACCCTAGCCGCCAAACatatattgtaaattatttatctttaggatcctaaaaaaattacaggttTGGTTGTTTCTTTACTTTGTTAAGCATAGACTCATTGGTGTGCTAATGTTTTTGTGAACAATGTTTGAACTGAATCTAACAAAACTTCCATAATCAATTATTATGtcattaaaatactttactTACTGCATTAGAGAGGATCTAAACgcattactttatttataaaatatactatcaACTGTGTATAATCTAGGTATAATCTTAGCCTGTTCCATATCATGGGacgaattaaaaagaaaaataatataggtataatCGCCACATTTCAGTGAGTTGCACAGGCCGCGTATATTTGGAAGATGCTTGGTGTGGCTCACACTTGCAATACttattggggtagacagagtcaACTATAATGCGACAGAAGATGACAGTCTTCCTTGTTGtcttacaaaagacaaatatttgtttatgaacGGCAGGATCATCAGGAGCCCATCACCCATAATTTGAGCATTTATACATCTGtacattaagtatataataattttaaatgttttaaaccATTTTTGGTGGTTTAATAAcgtttcaaaacgttttttaaaGAACTAAATGAATCAAACTCTATATCGATCCTCCAAGCCAAGTACTTAATACCAATGTCGTCAAAAatcaatcacgtcaaaaaaatctatCTCCATGCTTGGTCCATGCCCAGTGTCTGACTTAAGATCTGTTTATCAGTTTAAAAAAGATATTTGCCGCCAAAGCGCGAATTTAAAATGAGATGGTGCTTCTACTCTCCAGTTCGCGAATTAATTGACTATATGTGTTCGAAACATAAAATTACTGTataaaatcttaaatataaacCTAAACAAGGGGCTactttaaaaaatgtaaaaaacgtATAAAACAATATCGAGACACGTGGGTAAACTGTTTTAAAGGCTGGCAATCTATAACTGTTAGTTGTCTTTACTTACTTTATTCTATAGTCTATAGTCGGCCACTGGGAGCTTTGCCGCTCGTGTGATTTTTTTGGGATATTTTCGCGCCTCCTTTAGTAAATAtatgttataattaaattttatatgccTAACATTCCAACATGGGTGCCTATTTGTCTGAACCTGTAACTGAAAAAGTATCTAGCGATGAAGCCAACGATAAATTAGAGTGCGGCGCAAGCTCCATGCAGGGATGGCGTGTCAATCAAGAGGTATGTTgtttctttgatttatatataaTGTTTCGCACCGaactaacataaaaatatgttgtTCCGATCAATTGCTGACATTACTTTTGATTTTTGTAATAGTCAAAGTCGTTTTTCACCTAATTTATATATGCTCGACATCGCACGTTCCAGCATTGGATTTGATGCCGCAATGCATTTATAATTTCaacatgaacaaattaaatagtcTCTTCTGCATTGTATTAGTAGAGCTAGCAAAGTTGTACTTTCGATTGATTTGATTGTGTATTTTTTGTAGGATGCTCACAATACAATCCTAGACTTCGATGTGAATACATCTTTGTTCGCCGTGTACGACGGTCACGGAGGCGCCGAAGTAGCCACATACTGCTCTCAGAACCTCCCTAATTATATAAAGAACACAGAGGCATACAAAAGTGGAGAACTTATAAAGGCTTTAGAAGATGCATTCTTGGGATTTGATGCTACCATTGCAAGCAAAGAGGTTATGGACATACTAAAAGAACTAGCAGGTATATTTCTTTTCTTGacatattattttagaaaagctttatttaaattttgtgcacagtacctaaaaaaaaatactacaatataTGTGAATGTCATGAATttcataagtaatattatatcgTATATTTACACAAATACCAACAATGGCTAGGTACCCATCTTCTGTCAGTTTGATTTCTGTTCAACTTGTAGTTCTCCTTATTCCTCTTGTAACCACTATCTTTAGTGATGAATAaagttaataatttaaaattatatgctGCTAGACTACTGTAACCCAAATTGGGCTTTTGGCATATAGGCATAGAATTGAGAATAATACTTcatatagaatggtaactattcatcatcatcactaatttgtaTGTTGCACTAACCTAGATTTAGCACACTCCC
The nucleotide sequence above comes from Pectinophora gossypiella chromosome 6, ilPecGoss1.1, whole genome shotgun sequence. Encoded proteins:
- the LOC126367439 gene encoding solute carrier family 22 member 21 — translated: MESIYERALLEVGPNSLFQKKWDIIYNVIFAGLWCTSYMSIFLALVIPPHTCKLPEQTENISDNLWRSKYIPMSNDLNGQALLNSCMVYENPEQNNKTKECVEFVYDKTWYESTVPSENNWVCSKELYVVNIFAYSMIGEIIGSLLFGWFGDTYGRRLTYIIALALIVVGRTVSILAAQSYVLFTCGCIIASFPSWSAVQSVSVISVEISSPERRTTTATLRVAAMSFGVCVMSLLYWWIREWKLFFVITTVPLIPYLLFSWNTIESPRWLWQTGKSEECIRNLRQIAKINKSELETNTAEELSNTNIERNDKMPGPVALFSSRTLAVSTILQLLLWVFVTLSYRVLLISAGEKTDGNPFLEFALQAAVEMPGNVVGAWLADILGRRYSGMIVYGITASMWTMLSFHDHYKSAWIGNIWIGAVSRTICRMSTTSSYYLINLLNMELYPTCLRQLGMSIGNVSSSGASAIAPYVLYMGHRVDSRLPGLVLAAVSVIGILSSYILPETLNMKLPETVKDAQEFGNKRVKYSRDSLKYSAATEEIENLN